CCACATCACCCCAGTATAGTGTAGCATGACGGAGCACCTCCAACATGTTGACACCCACATCACCCCAGTATAGTGTAGCATGACGGAGCACCTCCAACATGTTGACACCCACATCACCCCAGTATAGTGTAGCATGACGGAGCACCTCCAACATGTTGACACCCACATCACCCCAGTATAGTGTAGCATGACGGAGCACCTCCAACATGTTGACACCCACATCACCCCAGTATAGTGTAGCATGACGGAGCACCTCCAACATGTTGACACCCACATCACCCCAGTATAGTGTAGCATGACGGAGCACCTCCAACATGTTGACACCCACATCACCCCAGTATAGTGTAGCATGACGGAAACACAAAGAATTCACACCACCTCCCGTCTGCATTCAGCTGTTTCTGACCGGGCCAAAGTTCAGAGCGATAGGTAGGCAATGTTTATGTTTTTTACAGTCTTGGGTTTATTGCGTGGATATGTGTCCGTTCTCAGGGGTTGAGAATAGGGCCTTTCAGCACCTCGTCAAATTGCTCCACACCCACGTTACCAACTCCCCTCATTTCATAAAACGGGTAGTACCCACGTTATATAAGCAAGCCAAAGTTTTAAATGAATTGGCCAATGTATCCTGTGTTGTGCTTGGTGACATCCTGTCACATGACCCCGGAGTAGGCGATGTCCCATGCTACAGACACGCCCCCTTTACCAAAGTGCTGGAGGCAGTGTCGTGGTGCGTTTGGAACCAACTGGGAAGTTGCCACATACGACTgggttaaatctacttcaatgtccctccaactggtaattactagtgggaaaacTATCATTGTGAGCTCccacttctcccacatgctgacctcACCTACTAAAGGACATTTTCAggcagttaaatgcaacaaaacattatttaaaaataGCAGTGGTTTTTGAACTATAATTTGTTTAAaagcatgatagctgtacttttagGAGGACGCAGCTTGTTGGCCGTTAGCCAATCGACGATTCTCAACAAGTTCAAATCACATGAATGGTCCCACTGGTATTTATGACGACACAACTGGTAAATGCCCTCATGGTTACAAACTCAGCATCAGGGTGGGAACTTGAGAGGCCTGACATAAGTGTCAATGCTGAACATTGTGAAGGGCGTTTAATTTGGAGGCGCAGGGTGCAGTTGAGATCTTCCCTTATTAATGCACTTCCTGCCTTCTCTGTTTTTACTTCAATCCAATCGTCTGAAAAAGTAGTTTTCACAATGTGGAGATAAATCAGTGTCATCATTTTGTACAAGGTCCCTGATTAAAAGCTTTTTTCTATGTTTGTTTTGAGTCTTGATTTCTTTCCTACTCAAAGCTTTGCCAGCAAGCTGTGTGTTAGTGGAGGATGGAAGTCTCTGCTGCTTCCTGATGACTCAGCCATCTGTAGGGGCTCATCCTGACCAGCAGAGGGCAGCATCTCCTTCAACAGGGGTATgttactaactaaggactagttcaccaggggtatattactaactaaggactagttcaccaggcGTATAgtactaactaaggactagttcataaggggtatattactaactaaggactagttcaccaggggtatattactaactaaggactagttcaccaggggtatattactaactaaggactagttcaccaggggtatattactaactaaggactagttcaccaggggtatattactaactaaggactagttcaccaggggtatattactaactaaggactagttcaccaggggtatattactaactaaggactagttcaccaggggtatattactaactaaggactagttcaccaggggtatattactaactaaggactaattcaccaggggtatattactaactaaggactaattcaccaggggtatattactaactaaggactaattcaccaggggtatattactaactaaggactagttcaccaggggtatattactaactaaggactagttcaccaggggtatagtactaactaaggactagttcaccaggcGTATAgtactaactaaggactagttcaccaggggtatattTCTAAGGACTAGTTAACCAGGGACTTCGTTGCTGGTTGGCCATTTATTGGGATGAATATTGTCCTGGAGGCAGCTCTACTAGCTGGCTCAGCCACACATCCTGATTTTAATCACACTGCTAACACTATGCGTAATCTTAAACAAGCTCATTTTAGTTTTCATACGTTTTGTTTACAGTTTAGCCGTTTTTTACTTTGCGGCTAGCCCATCTAGCGGAaagccctcctccctttctccaggACAATCCCAATAAGCATCTTTTGTTCTGAAGTCAATGACCTGACCAGATGTTTGGTATGTTGAGTTGAACATAAACCATTGAAGAGAGTTGTTCTGTTCCCTAGATCTAATCCCCACATCCATctccacagtcactcacagtctAACATCCATATTAATTCATTTTATTTGGCAATTCAAAGAAATACACATCTTTGTACATCAAAATAGTTGCAATAAAAATGTTTATAAAATCTGTACTCGGCCCTAAAGTTGTTACAGTCCATGTAGCTGAACAAACAGGCAATATGAGGAGAAACATAGTCAGGTTTTTAGAGCACATACAACAGATTAAATTCTGGCAGATTTGAAGGCGTTTTGCTTCTACAGTGATGAAACGATACACTGATTACATTGTTACACAGCCAGAAACATCAGCACAGCTCCACACATTCACAGGAGACTGAGTTTCCATCCAGGGTAgagcctgactgactggctggctggttggctggctgcttGGCTGCCAGCCTAAAACTGACAACTAACTCGAATGGCAGTACAAACCTAGTGAGCATTTAACATCTATTGAGGACAGACACGCAGATAAGTTAAGTGCACGGAATGGCAGAGTCTGAGTCTACATGATGTCACGGGACCTCCTGATGGCACAGCACAGCAGCATGCTGAAGATCATCCCAAAGATCTGGACAGAAGAGAAACTACACATCATTAGAGgacaagaggagggagaggacagaggagtggaggagaggaagaggagagagaagaaggagagatagaaaagagaggtgtgaaggagaggagtggaggatggATAGAAAATAAAGGAGTgaatgagagagcgagacaggagaggagagagttgattgGCTGTTCTCACCATGAGGACTCCAATTCCGATGCCCACTCCTCCAATGATATGGAGTTTAGAGTTGAACACCTCGTCAATGGCCGCTGGGCAACTCTGACAGAACAACACACTGAGATTACACACTACTACAACTCTTTTACCCtgtaatatacacttctaccctgtaatatacacttctaccctgtaatatacacttctaccctgtaatatacacttctaccctgtaaaatacacctctaccctataatatacacctctaccctataatatacacttctaccctgtaaaatacacctctaccctataaTGTACACCTCAaccctataatatacacttctaccctgtaatatacacttctaccctgtaatatacacttctacccgataatatacacctctaccctataatatacacctctaccctgtaatatacacctctaccctgtaatatacacttctaccctgtaatatacacttctaccctgtaatatacacttctaccctgtaatatacacctctaccctataatatacacttctaccctgtaatatacacctctaccctgtaaaatacacctctaccctataatatacacttctaccctgtaatattcctcttctaccctgtaatatacacttctaccctataatatacacctcaaccctataatatacacttctaccctgtaatatacacttctaccctgtaatatacacttctacccgataatatacacctctaccctataatatacacctctaccctataatatacacctctaccctgtaatatacacttctaccctgtaatattcctcttctaccctgtaatatacacttctaccctgtaatatacacctctaccctataatatacacttctaccctgtaatatacacctctaccctgtaaaatacacctctaccctataatatacacctctaccctataatatacacttctaccctgtaaaatacacctctaccctataatatacacctcaaccctataatatacacttctaccctgtaatatacacttctaccctgtaatatacacttctacccgataatatacacctctaccctataatatacacctctaccctataatatacacttctaccctgtaatatacacctctaccctgtaatatacacctctaccctataatatacacttctaccctgtaatatacacctctaccctgtaatatacacttctaccctgtaatatacacctctaccctataatatacacttctaccctgtaatatacacctctaccctgtaatatacacctctaccctgtaatatacacctctaccctataatatacacctctaccctataatatacacttctaccctataatatacacttctaccctataatatacacttctaccctgtgatatacacttctaccctataatatacacttctaccctataatatacacttctacccagtaatatacacttctactctgtaatatacacctctaccctgtaatatacacttctaccctataatatacacctctaccctgtaatatacacttctaccctataatatacacctctaccctgtaatatatacttctaccctataatatacacctctaccctgtaatatacacttctaccctataatatacacctcaaccctataatatacacttctaccctgtaatatacacttctaccctaTAATATAATGGCTCGTCACTCAAATAGTTGTTGCGGCAGGGGTTATGTTTGTTACCGTGGTAATCAGAGCCTCCAGTCCTTCCTTCTTTGGGCAGGTCTCCCTGGCGCTGTCAATTATCGTGCCTGTCAGGCCGCAGCAGTTCAGCTGCCCCAGGGAAACACAGGCAACACAATTTTAGTTCCACTGTAcacttgacagacagacagaccctggatTGTTATGTTAGAGTTATGTGtgtctgtacagacagacagacagacagacagagacagacagacagacagagacagacagacagacagacagacagacagacacactggacTGTTATGTTGGAGTTGTGTGTGTACTCACTCCAAAGTGTATGAGGCGTAATGTCTCCTTCAGGGCCTCCTGCTTGGTGTTCATGTAGTTATTGTAAGTCTGCTTGTAGAACTCTGTGATGTCTTCCAccacctagacagagacagacgggggAGACAAGGGACGTTGGAGGGGAAAGACAGACATGgggtggggagagacagagagggaagggggagacagacagggggtggggagagacagagagggaagggggagacagacagggggtggggagagacagacaggggggaaagaagagagacagacaggggagggggagacagacagaaggagaggagagacatgagaATGGAGAGATGCTAAGGTTTTGTATTGATCTGTAATAGATGGTCTGATGGTCTGTCCACAGTAAGAACAACAAACAGTGAAACAGCCTCTGAGTGTGTTACCGTATCTTTATTGGAGAGCCCCCAGATCCCTGCTGCTACCTCCACCCCAAAGATCAACAACAGGAAGAAGAagaactggagagagggagaacgagagacagacagggggtggggagagagacagatagggggcggggagagagacagacagggggcggggagagagacagacaggggggagAAACCAGGgggcggggagagagacagacagggggcggggagagagacagacagggggcggggagagagacagacagggggcggggagagagacagacaggggagagagacagacagggggagaacgagagacagacagggtgtgaGGCCTTGCAATGAAAAGTGTGTTATCATTGTATTCTATGATCACCATCATTGATCCTCACCAGTCCGAGCATACAGGGGGATTCCTTAATGGCTCCACAGCAGCCCAGGAACCCAACAACCATCATCAACGCCCCCGCAGCGATCAGAATATACACACCTGTGGAccacacacaccatgcacacacacacacacacaccacacacaccatgcacacacaccatgaatacacaccacgcacacacaccaaacacacacaccatacacacacaccatgaatacacaccacgcacacacaccatacacacacaccatgcacacacaccatgcacacacacacaccatgcacacacaccatgaaTACACCCCACGCACacgcaccatacacacacaccatgcacacacaccatacacacacacacacaccatacacacacacaccatacacacacaccatgcacacacaccatacacacacacaccacacacacacacaccatacacacacacaccatgcacacacaccatgcacacacaccatgcacacacacaccatacacacacacaccatgcacacacatcatgcacacacacacacacacacacacaccatacacacacacacacacaccatacacacacacacacacaccatacacacaccatgcgcacacaccatacacacacacacaccatacacacacacacacaccatgcacacacaccatgcacacacaccatacacacacaccatgcacacacaccatacacacacaccatgaataCACACCATGCACACATAGCAGCCCTCTGTAACCCTGCtgacatagcatccctctgtaaCCCTGGTGACATAGCAGCCCTCTGTAACCCTGGTGACATAGCAGCCCTCTCTAACCCTGGtgacatagcatccctctgtaaCCCTGGtgacatagcatccctctgtaaCCCTGGTGATATAGCAGCCCTCTGGAGACATGATGATACACCCTCCACCCTATTAGGTCTCACACACTGGACAGCAGTTATatatagaaagaaagaaaaaatgcAGGAAAGCAAGCAAGAAAGAAGGAACATCTTTCTGTGACAGTTCTTCAGAGAAAACGGGAAACAAAAGGACAGAAACAAtgctgtccctgactctgtccctgacccctgactctgtccctgacccctgactctgtccctgactctgtccctgacccctgactctgtccctgacccctgactctgtccctgactctgtccctgacccctgactctgtccctgactctgtccctgacccctgactctgtccctgactctgtccctgacccctgactctgtccctgacccctgactctgtccctgacccctgactctgtctctgaccctgtccctgacccctgtccctgactctgtccctgacccctgactctgtccctgacccctgactctgtctctgaccctgtccctgacccctgtccctgactctgtccctgacccctgactatgtccctgactctgtccctgacccctgactctgtccctgaccccttaccctgtccctgactctgtccctgactctgtccctgacccctgactctgtccctgactctgtccctgacccctgactctgtccctgacccctgactctgtccctgactctgtccctgacccctgactctgtccctgactctgtccctgacccctgactctgtccctgactctgtccctgacccctgactctgtccctgactctgtccctgacccctgactctgtccctgacccctgactctgtccctgactctgtccctgacccctgactctgtccctgactctgtccctgacccctgactctgtccctgacccctgactctgtccctgacccctgactctgtccctgacccctgtctctgaccctgacccctgtccctgactctgtccctgacccctgactctgtccctgacccctgactctgtctctgaccctgtccctgacccctgtccctgactctgtccctgacccctgactatgtccctgactctgtccctgacccctgactctgtccctgaccccttaccctgtccctgactctgtccctgactctgtccctgacccctgactctgtccctgactctgtccttgacccctgactctgtccctgacccctgactctgtccctgactctgtccctgacccctgactctgtccctgactctgtccctgacccctgactctgtccctgacccctgactctgtccctgactctgtccctgacccctgactctgtccctgactctgtccctgacccctgactctgtccc
Above is a genomic segment from Oncorhynchus clarkii lewisi isolate Uvic-CL-2024 unplaced genomic scaffold, UVic_Ocla_1.0 unplaced_contig_4357_pilon_pilon, whole genome shotgun sequence containing:
- the LOC139393660 gene encoding CD9 antigen-like isoform X2, translating into MGVVGGIKCIKYLMFMFNFLFWLAGTGVLAVGLWLRFDSRTEGLFSGEDSPSVFFTGVYILIAAGALMMVVGFLGCCGAIKESPCMLGLFFFFLLLIFGVEVAAGIWGLSNKDTVVEDITEFYKQTYNNYMNTKQEALKETLRLIHFGLNCCGLTGTIIDSARETCPKKEGLEALITTSCPAAIDEVFNSKLHIIGGVGIGIGVLMIFGMIFSMLLCCAIRRSRDIM
- the LOC139393660 gene encoding CD9 antigen-like isoform X1 — encoded protein: MALLTGGETCVKYLLFVFNFVFWLAGTGVLAVGLWLRFDSRTEGLFSGEDSPSVFFTGVYILIAAGALMMVVGFLGCCGAIKESPCMLGLFFFFLLLIFGVEVAAGIWGLSNKDTVVEDITEFYKQTYNNYMNTKQEALKETLRLIHFGLNCCGLTGTIIDSARETCPKKEGLEALITTSCPAAIDEVFNSKLHIIGGVGIGIGVLMIFGMIFSMLLCCAIRRSRDIM